In Torulaspora globosa chromosome 1, complete sequence, a genomic segment contains:
- the PEP4 gene encoding proteinase A (ancestral locus Anc_8.677), which translates to MQLQALLPLALLLIGQGDVTEAKVHTAKIHKQKLTEEFLGTFYEQHLLHLGQKYLTQYENAYPEISFSRKHPFFDEGNHDVPLTNYLNAQYYTDISLGTPAQNFKVILDTGSSNLWVPSVECGSLACFLHAKYDHDASSSYKPNGTEFAIQYGSGSLEGYVSQDTLSIGDLTIPKQDFAEATSEPGLAFAFGKFDGILGLAYNTISVDKIVPPFYNAVDQNLLDEPRFAFYLGDSSASEESEAAGGVATFGGIDKSKFKGDIAWLPVRRKAYWEVKFEGIGLGSEFAVLEGHGAAIDTGTSLITLPSGLAEIINSEIGAKKGWSGQYTVDCESRKSLPNLTFNFNGKNFTIGPYDYTLEVSGSCISAITPMDFPEPVGPLAIVGDAFLRRFYSIYDLGNDAVGLAEAV; encoded by the coding sequence ATGCAACTACAGGCTTTGCTACCATTGGCATTATTGCTAATTGGGCAAGGTGATGTGACCGAGGCTAAGGTTCACACCGCTAAGATCCATAAACAAAAGTTGACCGAGGAGTTTCTGGGAACCTTCTATGAGCAACATTTGTTGCATTTGGGCCAGAAGTATCTGACTCAGTACGAGAACGCGTATCCGGAAATCTCGTTCTCGAGAAAGCACCCATTTTTCGACGAGGGTAACCACGACGTTCCGTTGACAAACTATCTGAACGCTCAATACTACACGGATATCAGTCTAGGTACTCCGGCTCAAAATTTCAAGGTTATCTTGGATACTGGTTCTTCAAACTTATGGGTCCCTAGTGTAGAATGCGGTTCTTTGGCCTGCTTCCTACACGCCAAGTATGACCACGATGCTTCTTCGAGTTACAAACCAAACGGCACTGAGTTTGCCATTCAGTACGGTTCCGGATCTCTAGAAGGTTACGTTTCGCAAGACACTCTTAGTATCGGTGATCTAACCATCCCGAAGCAGGATTTCGCAGAGGCCACCAGCGAGCCTGGGTTGGCCTTCGCTTTTGGTAAATTCGATGGTATTCTCGGTCTAGCCTACAACACCATCTCGGTCGACAAGATTGTGCCACCTTTCTACAACGCCGTCGACCAAAACCTGCTAGACGAGCCTAGATTCGCCTTCTACCTAGGTGACAGCTCCGCATCTGAGGAGTCcgaagctgctggaggcGTGGCCACTTTTGGTGGTATAGACAAGTCCAAATTCAAAGGTGACATCGCCTGGCTGCCAGTTCGTCGTAAGGCCTACTGGGAAGTCAAATTTGAAGGTATCGGTCTGGGTAGCGAGTTTGCCGTTCTAGAAGGGCACGGAGCCGCTATCGACACCGGTACCTCTTTGATTACATTGCCATCAGGCTTAGCCGAGATCATCAACTCCGAAATCGGTGCCAAGAAAGGCTGGAGCGGACAATATACAGTCGATTGTGAATCCAGAAAGAGCTTGCCAAACTTGACCTTCAACTTCAACGGTAAGAACTTTACCATCGGTCCATACGACTACACGCTGGAAGTTTCGGGCTCCTGTATCTCGGCCATCACCCCAATGGACTTCCCTGAGCCTGTCGGTCCATTGGCAATCGTCGGTGATGCGTTCCTCCGTCGTTTCTACTCCATCTATGATTTGGGCAACGACGCGGTCGGTTTGGCTGAAGCCGTCTAG
- the KIP2 gene encoding Kip2p (ancestral locus Anc_8.678) yields MCLFTFYQARNAQPRSMKQKRVNVMPSREAPSDGGGADGNLGSSLEGFHSMIQKNSGSLRKPTMRSNTGSTLGQSPTLRSTSSISSLRKSFLRSNSISTSGSSRSASPTRSCSSQMGPPGQKIRIVRSSSNESPCRRRQDSYAGNISVVIRPKPVVSAERDPWHIENQTMISHEEAGEFSFDHVFSADSGNLDVYERTSRPMIDKLLEGFNSTVFAYGMTGSGKTFTMTGTNEEPGLIPLSVSYLFSKMMEQTERGLKRYEVVVSYLEIYNEKIYDLLDCDIDTKSPSTPARMFSTNRARTLGGPIELRIRDDSQYGVRIVGLTEKICESSEELSRWIEIGDKNRRTSETIYNTRSSRSHAVVLVRVNNTDLSSGLTISTTLSLCDLAGSEKAVSEYERRKEGAYINKSLLALGTVISKLSAESSTNLGSSASSVGTMNTHIPYRDSKLTRLLQPALSGNSIVTTICTIDTRSEAANETINTIRFASRAKNVTLQVVKRRNLCSGLNDDKDHLIESLNEQLEIQQQHVARLEQRLCAVSALEADGNAISNPDMSRLRIENQFLKDRLNHCERLLNKDTVDLQDSEMVAIIDLLPVEVGNLLETRFQNFESQLREYKDYTRQLESKLMARGNEGSNVAFPTSQLSSGEDDLIQIKQSEITELKKTLDRKDKMIDALQSAKRLRQRVLQPIENKEENYELKRTGRFY; encoded by the coding sequence ATGTGTTTGTTTACCTTTTACCAAGCTCGAAATGCGCAACCAAGAAGTATGAAACAGAAGCGAGTGAACGTAATGCCCTCTAGGGAGGCTCCCAGTGATGGCGGCGGAGCTGATGGTAATCTAGGGAGCAGTTTGGAGGGTTTCCACTCAATGATTCAGAAAAATAGCGGTTCCTTGAGGAAACCTACAATGAGATCTAATACGGGTTCCACCCTAGGCCAGTCCCCCACACTACGATCGACGTCGTCAATTTCAAGCCTTAGAAAAAGCTTTTTGAGATCTAATTCGATATCTACCTCTGGGAGCAGTCGGAGCGCGTCTCCAACAAGATCATGTTCTTCTCAAATGGGACCGCCGGGTCAGAAAATCAGAATAGTACGAAGTAGTAGCAATGAAAGTCCATGTCGCAGGCGACAGGACTCATATGCAGGGAATATATCTGTGGTAATCAGACCCAAGCCAGTAGTGAGCGCGGAGAGAGATCCGTGGCATATTGAGAACCAGACAATGATCTCGCACGAAGAAGCGGGAGAGTTTAGCTTTGACCATGTtttttcagcagattcCGGAAACTTAGACGTGTATGAGAGGACCAGTCGGCCCATGATTGATAAACTGTTAGAGGGATTCAATTCCACCGTTTTCGCATACGGAATGACCGGATCTGGTAAGACTTTCACTATGACTGGTACGAACGAGGAACCTGGTTTAATTCCCCTCTCAGTTTCGTACCTATTTAGTAAGATGATGGAGCAGACTGAGCGGggattgaaaagatatgAAGTTGTTGTGTCATATCTTGAGATTTACAACGAGAAGATTTACGACCTTCTGGATTGTGACATTGACACTAAGAGTCCATCCACGCCGGCGCGGATGTTTTCAACCAATAGAGCGCGAACTCTTGGTGGCCCTATAGAGCTGAGAATAAGGGACGACTCTCAATACGGGGTACGAATAGTGGGCTTGACTGAAAAGATATGCGAATCGAGCGAAGAATTATCGCGATGGATTGAAATCGGTGACAAAAACCGGAGAACTTCAGAAACAATTTACAATACAAGAAGCTCTCGCTCACATGCTGTGGTTCTAGTAAGAGTAAACAACACTGACCTAAGCAGCGGACTGACAATCTCAACTACGTTATCGCTGTGCGATTTGGCGGGATCTGAAAAAGCTGTGAGCGAGTATGAAAGAAGGAAGGAGGGAGCGTACATTAATAAATCATTACTGGCGTTGGGGACAGTTATCTCAAAGTTGAGTGCAGAATCTTCGACTAACTTAGGATCAAGCGCTTCTAGTGTTGGAACTATGAATACACACATCCCCTACCGAGATTCAAAACTAACGCGATTGCTTCAACCCGCTTTAAGCGGCAATAGCATCGTTACTACTATCTGTACTATAGATACCAGAAGCGAAGCGGCAAACGAGACCATCAATACAATAAGGTTTGCTTCCAGGGCAAAGAACGTTACACTCCAAGTAGTGAAAAGACGCAACTTATGCTCGGGGCTCAACGATGACAAAGATCATCTGATTGAATCACTTAATGAACAATTGGAAATACAACAGCAGCATGTGGCAAGATTGGAGCAGCGATTATGTGCTGTTTCCGCTCTGGAAGCTGATGGCAATGCGATAAGTAACCCCGATATGTCGCGATTGAGAATCGAAAATCAATTCCTGAAGGATAGGCTAAACCATTGCGAACGACTACTGAATAAGGACACCGTGGACCTGCAAGATTCTGAGATGGTTGCAATAATAGATTTGCTTCCCGTAGAAGTCGGTAATTTACTGGAGACCagatttcaaaatttcGAATCTCAGTTGAGAGAATACAAAGACTACACGAGGCAGTTAGAGTCGAAGCTCATGGCCAGAGGTAATGAAGGAAGTAATGTTGCTTTTCCAACCAGTCAACTTTCTTCCGGAGAAGATGATCTCATACAAATAAAACAATCAGAGATTACGGAGTTAAAGAAGACATTAGACCGCAAGGATAAAATGATTGATGCTCTGCAGAGCGCTAAGCGGCTACGGCAGCGTGTACTACAGCCCATAGAAAATAAGGAAGAGAACTACGAGCTCAAAAGGACTGGTAGGTTCTACTAA
- the TGS1 gene encoding RNA methyltransferase (ancestral locus Anc_8.680): MARKSFDKAHFLHIDRHKHRKEYKRLKKLFRDNAYLVNPNEAVRNKQLLKYWRTRSLLFSKINDCPIYMTDELWFSVTPELIAKFLAKFIRACLPEATKVMDVFCGGGGNTIQLAKTFPTVYGIDASLEHLYCTYRNARAYDVADRIWLKHGSWQHIAAKGRFAKLGIDCVFGSPPWGGPDYLASKSYDLEAALQPMGITEMLATFLSVSSNVILFLPRNSNLDQISRATRSLLGPSGQCRVVYVKTNGYTKGLLCMWGAALVSPKEEQPNVGSDDERPHGQAEESQDERGKKVLVNYDLDG; encoded by the coding sequence ATGGCGAGAAAGTCCTTTGACAAGGCTCATTTTCTGCATATTGATCGACACAAGCATAGAAAGGAATACAAACGtctgaagaagctattCCGAGACAATGCATATCTCGTCAATCCCAATGAAGCTGTACGGAATAAGCAACTGCTGAAATACTGGAGAACAAGGAGTTTGCTGTTTTCGAAGATAAATGATTGTCCAATTTACATGACGGACGAACTTTGGTTTAGCGTCACACCGGAGCTCATAGCGAAGTTTCTGGCAAAGTTCATCCGGGCCTGCCTTCCTGAGGCCACCAAGGTGATGGACGTATTctgtggtggtggtggcAACACTATCCAGCTTGCGAAAACCTTTCCCACAGTCTATGGGATTGATGCTTCTCTTGAGCACCTTTATTGCACTTATAGAAATGCTAGGGCGTACGATGTGGCCGACAGGATATGGTTAAAGCATGGGTCTTGGCAACATATTGCGGCTAAGGGTAGATTTGCAAAGCTGGGGATAGATTGCGTATTTGGATCTCCTCCTTGGGGTGGTCCGGATTATCTGGCGAGCAAGAGCTACGATCTCGAGGCGGCCCTACAACCAATGGGCATTACCGAGATGCTAGCGACGTTTCTCTCAGTATCTTCTAACGTCATTCTGTTCCTGCCTCGGAACAGTAACTTAGATCAAATATCAAGGGCCACCAGAAGCCTGCTAGGTCCCTCTGGGCAATGTAGAGTGGTTTATGTCAAGACGAATGGTTATACCAAAGGTCTTCTTTGCATGTGGGGTGCGGCCTTGGTTTCACCAAAGGAAGAGCAACCAAATGTTGGGAGTGATGATGAGCGACCGCATGGacaagcagaagaatcaCAAGATGAGCGAGGTAAAAAGGTATTGGTAAATTATGACCTCGATGGCTGA
- the AIM44 gene encoding Aim44p (ancestral locus Anc_8.681), translated as MIIRTPTRTKTNSFNGQQMAFKFPSTENLRDETLDEYHLSNHHLLNDNIGKNFDEVASQILSDYTSTSNTNTNSGHSSNGYYSFANISDNTTSSPKSSTIEKRGSAVSGEFSALDVSYVRASVLEPGSVQHHDEDRKLSSRLPPSSPMEAIPEADGFASFSTAFQSIPTAANISYDIASTASSSKSLESDKIAARKLPTARLGRTPTITRVQSTASTRSSWESTRASKLKRSKAVRCKGGLLQYFILLGLTLKRQLRKVICSIRSKLARKNGGIGRRRSRVSMPDKKAAQRSRSRQEDLRTSHLKRTQRYVSNLQRSLSCKSLQPVLMSQANSAKAPSLNEAETAEIDKSPVIRNPATSLRRTNSSIKRAASVITNPHRASDSGKGDCIEHSVAADKKSIEQAQKASNRQGIVRSAGSRSLSSLARQPSIVVKNKVIPLSMYHYSIKEEEEDADEYVISTDAMRPMSPVESLNSEKSSYEDAQEDLNTSQSEEHRLLSQSLNHYLRTIISQRIMTRIQISKYQKHELPVSDLIGSLIKEYESDSTVSNLFEEHKSRNSLTDVTSEQTEEEEEKEEEEEEEEEEEQDAEAASQYSTNTSLKFTLQSPFGAANRSSHNDSLLSLPAIGVKRSLTLPIGIKV; from the coding sequence ATGATTATCAGAACACCGACAAGAACCAAGACAAACTCGTTCAACGGCCAACAGATGGCTTTCAAATTTCCATCGACAGAAAATCTGCGAGATGAGACGTTGGACGAGTATCACTTAAGCAACCATCATTTATTGAACGATAATATAGGGAAGAATTTCGATGAGGTTGCATCACAAATACTGTCCGACTATACAAGTACTTCCAATACGAACACCAACTCGGGCCATTCTTCGAATGGATACTACTCGTTTGCCAACATTTCAGATAACACTACTTCCTCACCAAAATCCAGCACGATAGAGAAGAGGGGCTCTGCTGTCTCGGGCGAATTCAGTGCTTTAGATGTCAGTTATGTGAGGGCTTCAGTTTTGGAACCCGGCAGTGTTCAGCACCACGACGAGGATCGAAAACTTTCATCCAGACTGCCGCCATCCTCCCCAATGGAAGCAATTCCCGAGGCAGACGGTTTTgcttccttttcaacagcaTTTCAGTCAATCCCGACAGCAGCTAATATCTCCTATGATATCGCATCAACCGCATCTTCCTCTAAGTCGCTGGAATCTGACAAAATTGCTGCAAGAAAGCTACCAACCGCTAGACTCGGGCGTACCCCCACTATCACAAGAGTCCAATCGACAGCATCGACAAGAAGCTCGTGGGAGTCCACGCGCGCATCGAAGCTTAAGAGATCGAAAGCGGTACGATGCAAAGGCGGCCTCCTGCAGTACTTCATATTACTGGGGCTTACGCTCAAGAGACAATTGCGCAAAGTCATTTGCAGCATAAGAAGCAAATTAGCAAGGAAAAATGGTGGAATCGgaagaaggagatcgaGGGTTTCTATGCCAGATAAGAAGGCAGCGCAACGAAGCCGATCAAGACAGGAAGATCTGAGGACATCCCACTTAAAAAGAACGCAGCGCTATGTTAGcaatttgcaaagatcATTGTCCTGTAAGTCTCTACAGCCTGTCTTAATGTCGCAAGCAAACAGCGCTAAGGCTCCTTCACTCAATGAGGCAGAGACTGCCGAAATAGACAAGAGCCCAGTGATACGAAACCCCGCTACATCATTGAGAAGAACGAACTCGTCGATAAAGAGAGCCGCGTCCGTTATAACCAACCCTCACAGAGCTTCAGACTCCGGTAAAGGCGATTGCATTGAGCATTCAGTTGCTGCGGATAAAAAGAGTATTGAACAAGCGCAGAAAGCTTCAAACAGACAAGGAATTGTCAGATCGGCTGGATCTCGCTCCTTAAGCTCATTGGCTAGACAGCCCTCAATCGTGGTTAAAAATAAAGTTATTCCACTGTCAATGTATCACTACTCAATCaaagaggaggaagaagatgcgGACGAATATGTGATTAGTACCGATGCAATGCGTCCTATGTCACCGGTAGAAAGCCTAAATTCAGAAAAAAGCTCGTATGAAGATGCCCAGGAAGATCTAAATACTTCTCAAAGCGAGGAACATAGGTTACTCTCACAGTCACTAAATCACTACTTGAGAACCATAATCTCACAACGCATCATGACAAGAATACAGATCTCCAAATACCAGAAACACGAGCTACCTGTTTCAGACCTGATCGGATCTCTCATCAAAGAGTATGAGAGCGACAGCACAGTGTCAAATCTCTTCGAAGAGCATAAGTCGCGGAACTCTTTAACTGATGTCACAAGCGAGCaaaccgaagaagaagaagagaaagaagaagaggaagaagaggaagaagaagaggagcAAGATGCGGAAGCAGCATCGCAATATTCTACCAACACCAGCTTGAAGTTTACATTGCAGTCACCCTTCGGAGCCGCAAACCGCTCGAGTCACAACGACAGTCTACTTTCTCTACCAGCAATAGGTGTGAAGAGATCGTTAACACTACCTATTGGCATAAAGGTGTGA
- the PET20 gene encoding Pet20p (ancestral locus Anc_8.682) — translation MLKRLGLLKLGRGSSLRSNGIRNSHSFGGSQRSQSSFSFLNNPSLLQKDQMKQSRRKNRKTVSKVDDEPERPLQQKAATELKTDQKQKKHDYSWLPRVPPTTNLKPRDMSMKVLYSGYRPLFIDPEEVKASVESSKSGGTLYEFAMRLEELGGQSPWVTSATGLEYYREWENVPGDLQKKLKPFVAPENEKSGEASDGQALKKLKEQIYLKERDKRLNRRKGRKRPIVSLLQLRRKLKQDD, via the coding sequence ATGCTCAAGAGGTTAGGACTCCTGAAGCTTGGGAGAGGATCAAGTCTGAGGAGCAATGGTATCAGAAATAGTCATAGTTTTGGAGGATCACAGAGATCTCAATCTTCGTTCAGTTTTCTAAACAACCCATCGCTGCTGCAAAAGGACCAAATGAAGcaatcaagaaggaagaaccGCAAGACTGTCTCTAAAGTTGATGACGAGCCTGAAAGACCGCTGCAGCAGAAAGCAGCGACTGAATTAAAAACCGACCAAAAACAGAAAAAACACGATTATTCATGGCTACCACGAGTACCACCTACGACAAACTTAAAACCGCGCGATATGAGCATGAAAGTGTTGTATTCAGGATATAGGCCGCTCTTCATAGACCCTGAAGAAGTCAAGGCGAGCGTGGAGAGCTCCAAAAGCGGCGGTACGCTTTATGAGTTTGCCATGAGATTGGAAGAGCTAGGAGGTCAGTCTCCCTGGGTTACATCTGCGACTGGTTTGGAGTATTATAGAGAATGGGAAAATGTCCCTGGAGATTTGcaaaagaagctgaaacCTTTTGTCGCACCTGAGAATGAAAAGTCTGGGGAAGCCAGTGATGGACaagcattgaagaaactaaAAGAGCAGATCTACTTAAAAGAAAGGGACAAAAGACTTAACAGGAGGAAGGGTAGGAAGAGACCAATCGTATCACTATTACAGCTGCGTAGAAAACTGAAACAGGACGACTAA
- the CDC60 gene encoding leucine--tRNA ligase CDC60 (ancestral locus Anc_8.683): MSSSAEKKILVLENTGRRDALIAIEKKYQKIWAEEHLFELDAPSIDDEPISMTTEELHEKYPKFMSSMAYPYMNGVLHAGHCFTLSKVEFSIGFERMNGKRALFPLGLHCTGMPILACADKLKREAEMFGTDYSNAPVDEDEEPEKGVEQESEDVTKFKAKKSKAAAKKGRGKYQFEIMLQLGIPREEVYKFADAKYWLTYFPPLCQRDCSSFGARIDWRRTFITTDANPYYDAFIRWQMNRMREAGKIKFGERYTIFSEKDGQACMDHDRQSGEGVTPQEYVGIKIEATEFAPEAKKLVESNSKIDRAKKIYFVAATLRPETMYGQTCCFVSPKIDYGIFDAGDSYYITTERAFKNMSYQKLTPKRGSYKPVMTINGKALIGTKIHAPLTPYKELRILPMETVIASKGTGVVTCVPSNSPDDFMTTKDLRNKPEYYGIQPEWVQYDPVPIIHTAKYGDLIAQAICEEKKIQSPKDVNPLAEAKKLAYKEDFYSGTMIYGKYKGEKVEVAKNKVKGDLIASGEAFVYNEPESVVISRSGDECIVSLEDQWYVDYGEEAWKAQALECLEGMKLFAPEVKNAFEGVLDWLKNWAVCRTYGLGTKLPWDPKYLVESLSDSTIYQVFYTIAHLLFKDFYGNEVGPLGITAEQMTDEVFDYIFQHKDDITSSEIPLESLQKLRREFEYFYPLDVSISGKDLIPNHLTFFIYSHVALFPKKFWPKGIRANGHLMLNNAKMSKSTGNFMTLEEMVEKYGADASRVALADAGDTMEDANLDESNANAAILRLFNLKEWAEEIVKDADSLRSGEITDFFDLAFENEMNALVEETYKQYDLTNYKNALKFGLFDFQAARDYYREACGVMHKDLVLRYIREQALLLAPIAPHFAEYIYREVLGNAGSAQTAKFPRATKPVNKAILEALEYVRSVQRSIREAEGRALKKKKGGKPAEIDASQPVRLTLLISKSFPEWQSRCVEIVSQLFAQQSLDDNKKVRELVEPKEMKRAMPFISLLKQRLANEPAEVVFQRELLFNEIETVKRTKVILQKAAQGIKVTELVAIAFPHGAKTGTDIFTGQEVEVPNQPKIVENSVPGNPGIVLTNI; the protein is encoded by the coding sequence ATGTCCTCTTCGGCAGAGAAAAAGATCTTGGTGCTGGAGAATACCGGTCGTCGTGATGCGTTAATTgcaattgaaaaaaaataccaGAAGATTTGGGCTGAAGAGCATCTCTTCGAGCTGGATGCACCATCAATCGATGATGAGCCAATTAGCATGACCACAGAGGAATTGCATGAAAAATATCCAAAATTTATGTCTTCTATGGCTTATCCTTACATGAACGGTGTTTTGCATGCGGGACATTGTTTCACATTGTCGAAGGTTGAGTTTTCCATAGGATTCGAGAGAATGAATGGTAAGAGAGCTTTGTTTCCGTTGGGCCTTCACTGTACCGGTATGCCTATTCTTGCATGTGCTGATAAGTTGAAGAGAGAGGCGGAAATGTTCGGAACCGATTACTCTAACGCACCAGTGgatgaggacgaggagCCAGAAAAGGGAGTAGAACAAGAATCCGAAGACGTGACCAAGTTtaaggccaagaaatccaaAGCTGCCGCAAAAAAAGGTCGCGGTAAGTATCAATTTGAGATCATGTTACAATTAGGCATCCCAAGAGAGGAGGTCTACAAATTTGCAGACGCCAAGTACTGGCTGACATATTTCCCACCTTTGTGCCAAAGGGATTGTAGCTCGTTTGGTGCCAGAATCGACTGGAGACGTACTTTCATCACCACTGATGCCAATCCCTACTATGATGCGTTCATTAGATGGCAAATGAACAGGATGAGAGAGGCTggaaagatcaaatttgGCGAGCGTTACACTATCTTCTCCGAAAAGGACGGCCAAGCTTGCATGGACCACGATAGACAATCCGGTGAAGGTGTCACCCCACAAGAATATGTCGGCATCAAGATTGAAGCCACAGAATTCGCTCCAGAGGCTAAAAAATTAGTAGAATCTAACTCAAAGATTGATAGAGCTAAAAAGATTTACTTCGTGGCAGCGACTTTGAGACCAGAGACTATGTACGGTCAAACGTGTTGTTTCGTGTCTCCAAAGATTGACTACGGTATTTTTGATGCTGGAGATTCCTATTATATCACCACCGAGCGTGCTTTTAAGAACATGTCATATCAAAAATTGACTCCCAAGAGAGGTTCCTATAAGCCTGTCATGACCATAAATGGTAAGGCTTTGATTGGTACAAAGATCCATGCTCCATTGACTCCATACAAAGAATTGAGAATTTTACCAATGGAAACCGTTATCGCAAGTAAGGGTACAGGTGTCGTTACTTGTGTTCCTTCAAATTCCCCTGATGATTTTATGACCACCAAAGACTTAAGAAACAAGCCTGAGTATTATGGTATCCAACCAGAATGGGTACAGTACGACCCTGTTCCTATTATTCATACTGCCAAGTATGGAGATTTAATCGCTCAAGCTATCTGtgaggagaagaaaatccaaTCTCCAAAGGACGTCAATCCGCTTGCCGAGGCTAAGAAGCTCGCTTACAAGGAAGACTTCTACTCCGGTACTATGATCTACGGTAAGTACAAGGGTGAAAAGGTTGAAGTCGCTAAGAACAAAGTTAAAGGTGATTTGATTGCCTCAGGCGAGGCATTCGTGTATAATGAACCTGAGTCTGTTGTCATCTCACGTTCGGGGGACGAATGTATCGTTTCCTTGGAAGACCAATGGTATGTCGATTATGGTGAAGAAGCCTGGAAAGCACAGGCTCTAGAGTGCTTAGAGGGTATGAAGCTTTTTGCTCCTGAGGTCAAAAATGCGTTTGAAGGTGTCCTAGATTGGCTGAAGAACTGGGCCGTTTGTCGTACCTATGGTCTGGGTACTAAATTGCCATGGGATCCTAAGTATCTGGTGGAGTCACTTTCTGACTCCACTATCTATCAGGTCTTCTATACCATTGCTCATCTGCTCTTTAAAGATTTCTATGGTAATGAGGTTGGTCCACTAGGTATCACGGCTGAGCAGATGACCGACGAAGTGTTTGATTACATTTTCCAACACAAGGATGATATTACATCTTCAGAAATTCCTTTGGAATCATTGCAAAAACTAAGGAGAGAATTCGAGTACTTCTACCCATTAGACGTCTCCATTTCCGGTAAGGACTTGATTCCAAACCATCTAACCTTTTTCATATATTCTCACGTTGCTTTATTCCCCAAGAAGTTCTGGCCAAAGGGTATCAGAGCAAATGGTCACTTAATGTTGAACAACGCGAAAATGTCTAAATCTACTGGTAACTTTATGACTTTGGAAGAGATGGTTGAGAAGTACGGTGCTGATGCGTCACGTGTTGCCTTGGCTGATGCCGGTGATACAATGGAGGATGCTAACCTCGACGAGTCTAACGCCAATGCTGCCATCCTAAGACTCTTCAACTTGAAGGAATGGGCTGAGGAGATTGTCAAGGATGCGGACTCGCTAAGATCTGGCGAAATCACtgacttcttcgatttgGCTTTTGAAAACGAAATGAATGCTTTAGTTGAAGAGACGTACAAGCAGTACGACCTGACCAACTACAAGAATGCCTTGAAGTTCGGCTTGTTTGATTTCCAAGCTGCAAGAGACTACTACCGTGAAGCATGTGGTGTGATGCACAAAGATCTGGTTCTGCGTTATATTCGTGAACAGGCTCTTTTGTTAGCCCCCATTGCTCCACACTTTGCTGAGTATATATACCGCGAGGTGCTAGGCAACGCGGGCTCTGCTCAGACTGCCAAGTTTCCTCGAGCCACGAAGCCAGTGAATAAAGCCATTCTCGAGGCTTTGGAATATGTGAGGTCTGTGCAAAGAAGTATCAGAGAGGCTGAAGGTCgtgctttgaagaagaaaaaaggtGGTAAGCCTGCTGAGATTGATGCCTCCCAACCTGTTAGATTGACTTTGCTCATTTCAAAATCGTTCCCAGAATGGCAATCCCGCTGCGTTGAGATTGTCAGTCAACTTTTCGCTCAGCAATCCCTGGATGACAACAAAAAGGTTAGGGAATTGGTTGAACCGAAGGAAATGAAGCGTGCTATGCCTTTCATTTCGCTTTTGAAACAACGTTTAGCAAATGAACCCGCTGAGGTTGTCTTCCAAAGAGAACTTCTATTCAATGAAATTGAAACCGTCAAGAGAACTAAGGTCATTTTGCAGAAAGCGGCCCAAGGTATCAAGGTTACCGAACTGGTTGCCATTGCGTTTCCACATGGTGCGAAGACTGGTACGGACATTTTCACTGGCCAGGAAGTGGAAGTTCCAAACCAACCCAAGATTGTTGAAAACTCCGTTCCTGGTAATCCAGGGATCGTCCTAACGAACATTTAA